TCCTTCGCTTCAGTGTCCGTAGAGGCACGGTGCCGTGATCCGGCCCTGTGCCCTTCCGGGGCTGCCCTTTTCGCTTGAGGCTCTATTCACCTGAGAAACTGCTACAGGGCTGTCCCCTGAAGGTGCATCACCGCTACAGAGCCCGATGACGTCGTTCATGGTGTGGGCGGCCGAGCCGCGGGGGCTCGACCGCCCACATACGGTCGTGCTACTTGGTGACCTTGGTGACGCGGCCCGCGCCGACGGTCCGGCCACCCTCGCGGATGGCGAACTGCAGGCCCTCCTCCATGGCGACCGGCTGGATCAGCTGGACGCTCATCTCGGTGTTGTCGCCCGGCATGACCATCTCGGTGCCCTCGGGCAGCGTGACGACGCCGGTGACGTCCGTGGTGCGGAAGTAGAACTGCGGCCGGTAGTTGTTGAAGAACGGCGTGTGGCGGCCACCCTCGTCCTTGGACAGGATGACGACCTGCGCCTCGAACTCGGTGTGCGGGGTGGTCGTGCCCGGCTTGATGATGACCTGGCCGCGCTCGACGTCCTCGCGCTTGGTGCCGCGCAGGAGCAGACCGACGTTGTCGCCGGCCTGGCCCTGGTCGAGCAGCTTGCGGAACATCTCGACACCGGTGACCGTGGTGGTCTGCTTCTCTTCCTTGATGCCGACGATGTCAACGGTCTCGTTGACGTTGATGACACCGCGCTCGATGCGGCCGGTGACGACCGTGCCGCGACCGGTGATCGAGAAGACGTCCTCGATCGGCATCAGGAACGGCTTGTCGATGTCACGCTGCGGGTTCGGGATGTTCTCGTCGACGCTCTTCATGAGCTCGAGAACGGCGTTGCCCCACTCCGCGTCGCCCTCAAGGGCCTTGAGCGCGGAGACCTTGG
This sequence is a window from Spinactinospora alkalitolerans. Protein-coding genes within it:
- the tuf gene encoding elongation factor Tu, producing MAKAKFERTKPHVNIGTIGHIDHGKTTLTAAITKVLHDAYPELNPYTPFEDIDKAPEERERGITISIAHVEYQTEARHYAHVDCPGHADYVKNMITGAAQMDGAILVVAATDGPMPQTKEHVLLARQVGVPYICVALNKADMVDDEEIFELVELEVRELLSEYEFPGDDVPVTKVSALKALEGDAEWGNAVLELMKSVDENIPNPQRDIDKPFLMPIEDVFSITGRGTVVTGRIERGVINVNETVDIVGIKEEKQTTTVTGVEMFRKLLDQGQAGDNVGLLLRGTKREDVERGQVIIKPGTTTPHTEFEAQVVILSKDEGGRHTPFFNNYRPQFYFRTTDVTGVVTLPEGTEMVMPGDNTEMSVQLIQPVAMEEGLQFAIREGGRTVGAGRVTKVTK